From a single Cyclobacterium marinum DSM 745 genomic region:
- a CDS encoding terminase gpP N-terminus-related DNA-binding protein, whose protein sequence is MANPIPLKKRKILAESYFFNFYSQKEIADLLDTPENTISRWVQAGDWKKIRDHKTVTRDKLVSNLLSQVNQLEEAAREENRPLNSKETDSILKIAMAVEKLDKKINLSLYIQVFKEFNDFLIREDFELAKRFIPYQSNFIRNHAE, encoded by the coding sequence ATGGCCAATCCTATTCCACTTAAAAAGCGCAAAATACTGGCTGAATCATACTTCTTTAATTTCTACAGCCAAAAGGAAATAGCAGATTTACTAGACACTCCCGAAAACACTATTTCCCGCTGGGTGCAAGCCGGTGATTGGAAAAAAATCAGGGATCACAAGACAGTGACCAGGGACAAGCTGGTAAGTAACCTGCTTTCACAAGTCAACCAACTGGAAGAGGCTGCAAGGGAAGAGAACCGCCCGCTTAACAGTAAAGAGACTGACAGCATTTTAAAAATAGCCATGGCAGTGGAAAAGCTGGACAAGAAAATTAACCTTTCACTATACATTCAGGTATTCAAGGAATTCAATGATTTCCTTATCCGTGAAGACTTCGAATTGGCCAAACGCTTCATTCCTTACCAGTCTAATTTCATTCGTAACCACGCAGAATAA
- a CDS encoding phage capsid protein, which yields MKVLKRIKWGAVLFNLLMALMMGVAGQALGLNAYAVAGTVFTAGMVMPKEIKMAFPMAVQVEMWQSDFIENLFSDNPFMNYSFNGDEYVLKGKVVHIPVVGAKPTITKNNTSWPLTVTQRADSDIVYAIDVYSTGAIHIVDADKVELSYDKRQSVIEEESSALNETAGDWMLRDWFSKTINGDTVTGQIIRTTGGADATAVAAHLPSATGNRLKFVKADLKAASVLMNKAKISKKDRYAIFDSEMISQLQDDPDLIKRDGVNGGEVNLKEGVIMKLYGFNIMERAEVLRFTNAATPVVVDPGAAGATTHNAGVLCWQKNAVEKALGEVKFFENVDDATYQGDVYSALLRVGGRIRRAAGVVAIVQAATS from the coding sequence ATGAAAGTGCTTAAAAGAATCAAGTGGGGTGCAGTCCTCTTTAATTTGTTAATGGCCCTAATGATGGGCGTAGCAGGTCAGGCCCTAGGGCTAAATGCCTATGCAGTGGCAGGAACGGTGTTCACCGCTGGAATGGTGATGCCAAAGGAAATCAAAATGGCTTTCCCTATGGCCGTACAGGTGGAAATGTGGCAAAGTGACTTTATAGAAAATCTATTTAGTGACAACCCGTTTATGAATTATTCATTCAATGGGGACGAATATGTATTGAAGGGTAAGGTTGTGCATATACCGGTGGTAGGGGCAAAGCCAACCATCACTAAAAATAATACTTCATGGCCTCTTACTGTTACCCAAAGAGCGGACAGTGATATAGTTTACGCTATCGATGTTTACAGTACCGGGGCAATTCATATAGTGGATGCAGACAAAGTAGAATTGTCTTATGATAAGCGACAATCTGTAATAGAAGAAGAATCATCAGCCCTTAATGAAACTGCTGGAGACTGGATGTTAAGGGATTGGTTTAGCAAAACCATCAATGGTGATACTGTAACAGGGCAAATAATCCGTACCACCGGCGGGGCTGATGCTACAGCTGTAGCGGCACACTTGCCAAGTGCTACAGGTAACCGCTTGAAATTTGTAAAAGCTGACCTGAAGGCAGCTTCTGTACTAATGAACAAAGCTAAGATTTCTAAAAAAGACAGGTATGCCATCTTTGATAGTGAAATGATCAGCCAACTACAGGATGATCCTGATTTGATCAAACGAGATGGTGTAAACGGCGGTGAAGTGAACCTTAAAGAAGGGGTGATCATGAAGCTTTATGGATTTAATATCATGGAAAGGGCTGAAGTGTTGCGTTTCACTAATGCGGCAACCCCTGTGGTAGTTGATCCAGGTGCAGCGGGCGCAACCACTCATAATGCGGGTGTGCTTTGCTGGCAGAAAAACGCCGTAGAAAAAGCCCTTGGTGAAGTTAAGTTCTTTGAAAACGTGGACGATGCGACCTATCAAGGTGATGTATATAGTGCATTACTTAGAGTAGGTGGAAGGATCAGAAGAGCAGCGGGCGTGGTGGCCATTGTACAGGCGGCTACATCTTAA
- a CDS encoding glycoside hydrolase family 108 protein: protein MKTYNMTDFEIAYNKVMGHEGGYHAGTGANAADRGGETYKGIARRFHAKWNGWEIIDGLKKESNFPRNLKQHSQLQGSVNDFYKEHFWETNKLGSLRFQQLKNKLFDIGVNMGKATAATFLQRGFNYLCRGNTASKLKVDAVIGAITISRINQLNDNDARHLYNLLNIQQGRHYLNILDNDSSQEAFTRGWIDRLNLINQS from the coding sequence GTGAAGACTTATAATATGACTGACTTTGAAATAGCTTATAATAAAGTGATGGGCCATGAAGGCGGTTATCATGCCGGTACGGGTGCTAACGCTGCTGATAGAGGCGGTGAAACTTACAAGGGCATTGCAAGGCGGTTTCATGCAAAATGGAATGGCTGGGAAATTATAGACGGCTTGAAAAAAGAATCTAATTTCCCACGCAATCTAAAGCAGCATAGCCAGCTTCAAGGATCGGTAAATGATTTCTATAAAGAACACTTTTGGGAGACTAACAAGCTAGGAAGCTTACGTTTTCAGCAACTGAAAAACAAGCTTTTTGACATTGGGGTAAATATGGGGAAAGCCACAGCGGCAACATTCCTCCAACGTGGGTTTAATTACCTATGCAGGGGCAATACGGCCTCTAAATTAAAGGTGGATGCAGTAATAGGTGCTATTACTATAAGCCGTATTAACCAACTGAATGACAATGATGCCAGGCACCTTTATAACCTACTGAACATACAGCAGGGGCGGCACTATCTGAACATCCTTGACAATGATAGCAGTCAGGAAGCTTTTACCCGAGGGTGGATAGACCGACTTAATTTAATCAATCAATCTTAA
- a CDS encoding tape measure protein, translating into MANIPLRADIDNRSFESVKKYLDEIARKAGMSEKEIDDMNKSIENSGKKSNEASKKAKGGLDDLNKTAKSVGAAMLAAFSVQAVIALGNQVVNVTAKFQKMEAMLRVALGSQSDATRAMEMISDFAGKTPFQVEELTQSFVKLTNQGFKPTRDQLRQMGDLAASMGKDFDQLTEAILDAQTGEFERLKEFGIRASSEGDRVRFTFKGVTTEVQKTDEAMRGYILSLGDAAGISGAMAEVSATVGGQLSNLSDNWTMLMKEIGDGTGGVISYAIGELNTLVTTLRNFGAFAEGLNPFKSVQDWSFETKKALLDLGMTNSGKLISDLLEPIDKIDFTKLEEGSTAYMEFLRIFEQEGEDIKEVQGLWETYVEVRKNDYYSTLADAGRAYFEAEGKARRAQVEADEEARKQAEEALAVQRAKVQAEQDRINGLGLIAKLEHDITEAQKERSQAGSVAEVSRIDARIEKLQKELALVNMLANGIDTGNRDPFEGLEESTTATFEKVNEAAKNGLDKFVDQYKEANEKAKKSDEDLARHKEEVMKGGISTALTVASGIADINYFASQERIAQLEAEKEASLALAGDDVQQREVLEKQYNEKIRAEKVKQAKFDKAASLFEIGLNAAIGISKAIAASPVTFGLPFSAFVAAQAAVQAAVVLAKPLPKYKDGVFDLDGPGTSTSDSITARLSKGESVVHAKGTEKFKDILKPIIEDKNFTYEKLLGIALDKVPLKLRGDVMNPPIKDKSGTDTALLKGLYRLEKAYKNKKETVITIDRNGVSQRERSRSRVIKQQREWLYD; encoded by the coding sequence ATGGCTAATATACCTTTAAGAGCAGATATTGACAACCGGTCATTTGAATCGGTCAAAAAGTATTTGGATGAAATAGCCAGAAAGGCGGGCATGTCTGAAAAAGAGATTGACGACATGAATAAGTCTATAGAAAACAGCGGTAAGAAATCAAATGAAGCATCCAAGAAAGCCAAAGGAGGGTTGGATGATCTTAACAAAACCGCAAAAAGTGTAGGGGCTGCCATGTTGGCGGCTTTCTCTGTTCAGGCTGTTATAGCCCTGGGTAATCAGGTAGTTAATGTTACTGCCAAGTTTCAGAAAATGGAAGCCATGCTAAGGGTAGCCCTTGGTTCCCAAAGTGATGCTACCAGGGCAATGGAAATGATAAGCGACTTTGCGGGTAAAACGCCCTTTCAGGTAGAAGAGCTTACCCAAAGCTTTGTAAAGCTTACTAACCAGGGCTTCAAACCTACCCGTGACCAACTTAGGCAAATGGGAGACTTGGCCGCCTCAATGGGTAAAGACTTTGACCAACTAACAGAAGCCATTTTAGATGCCCAAACGGGAGAGTTTGAGAGGTTAAAAGAATTTGGTATTCGTGCCAGTTCTGAAGGTGACCGGGTGAGGTTTACCTTCAAAGGCGTGACAACTGAAGTGCAAAAGACTGATGAAGCCATGAGGGGTTATATTTTATCCCTTGGGGATGCTGCGGGCATTTCCGGTGCCATGGCTGAAGTTTCGGCCACTGTGGGCGGTCAGCTGTCTAACCTTTCTGATAACTGGACAATGTTAATGAAAGAAATAGGAGACGGTACAGGCGGGGTGATTTCCTATGCTATTGGAGAATTGAACACCTTGGTAACTACCCTTAGAAACTTTGGGGCCTTCGCTGAAGGTCTAAACCCGTTTAAGAGCGTTCAGGATTGGAGCTTTGAAACAAAGAAGGCTTTGCTTGACCTTGGAATGACTAATAGCGGGAAACTGATTTCTGATTTATTGGAACCTATTGATAAGATAGACTTTACCAAACTGGAAGAGGGTAGTACAGCCTATATGGAGTTCCTTAGAATCTTTGAACAGGAAGGGGAAGATATAAAGGAAGTGCAGGGGCTTTGGGAAACTTACGTGGAAGTAAGGAAAAATGACTACTACAGCACTTTGGCAGATGCGGGGCGGGCCTACTTTGAAGCTGAAGGCAAAGCCAGACGGGCGCAAGTGGAAGCAGATGAAGAGGCCAGAAAACAAGCTGAAGAAGCTTTGGCCGTTCAGCGGGCAAAAGTACAGGCAGAACAAGACAGGATTAACGGGCTTGGCTTGATTGCTAAGTTAGAACATGATATTACCGAGGCACAAAAAGAGCGGTCACAGGCAGGAAGTGTGGCTGAAGTTTCCCGTATAGATGCCCGTATTGAAAAGCTCCAGAAAGAATTGGCTTTGGTGAATATGCTTGCCAATGGCATTGATACCGGTAACCGTGACCCTTTCGAGGGATTGGAAGAAAGCACTACAGCCACTTTTGAAAAGGTGAATGAAGCGGCTAAAAATGGGCTTGATAAGTTTGTAGATCAGTATAAAGAAGCCAATGAAAAAGCAAAAAAATCTGATGAAGACCTAGCCAGGCACAAAGAAGAGGTAATGAAAGGCGGCATTTCCACCGCCTTAACCGTGGCTTCCGGTATAGCTGATATTAATTACTTTGCTTCACAGGAAAGAATAGCTCAATTAGAAGCCGAAAAAGAAGCCAGCTTGGCTTTAGCTGGAGACGATGTACAACAGCGGGAAGTCTTAGAGAAACAATATAATGAAAAAATAAGGGCTGAAAAGGTCAAGCAAGCTAAGTTTGACAAAGCTGCCTCATTGTTTGAAATAGGCTTGAATGCTGCTATAGGTATATCCAAAGCCATTGCAGCAAGTCCGGTAACCTTTGGTTTGCCTTTTTCGGCATTTGTGGCAGCACAAGCAGCCGTACAGGCGGCGGTAGTACTGGCTAAGCCCCTACCTAAATACAAGGACGGTGTATTTGACCTTGACGGGCCGGGGACTTCTACAAGTGATTCAATAACAGCTAGGCTTTCTAAGGGTGAATCTGTAGTGCATGCAAAGGGTACGGAGAAATTTAAAGACATCTTGAAACCTATCATTGAAGATAAAAATTTCACCTATGAAAAGCTTTTAGGTATAGCCCTGGACAAAGTGCCATTAAAGTTGCGAGGGGATGTAATGAACCCGCCGATAAAAGACAAGTCAGGTACAGACACGGCCTTACTAAAAGGATTGTATAGGCTTGAAAAGGCTTATAAGAATAAAAAGGAAACGGTAATTACTATAGATAGGAACGGCGTTTCACAACGTGAGCGGAGCAGGTCAAGAGTAATCAAACAACAAAGAGAATGGCTTTATGACTAA